GGTGAACCTGTGGGCGACCTGGTGCGTGCCCTGTCGCAAGGAAATGCCTGCGCTGGACAGCCTGCAGACCAAGCTGGGGGGCAAGGATTTCGAGGTGGTCGCCATCAACATCGACACCCGCGACGCCGAAAAGCCGAAAAACTTCCTGAAAGACGGCAATTTGACCCGGCTCGCCTATTTCAGTGACCAGAAAGCCAAGGTTTTTCAGGATCTTAAGAACATAGGCAAGGCGCTGGGGATGCCGACCTCGGTGCTGGTCGACGGCCAGGGCTGCGAGATCGCCAATATTGCCGGACCGGCCGAATGGGCCAGCGACGACGCCATCAAGCTGATCAAGGCCGCGGTGCAGCCGGTGGCCGCGGGATTTTAGGTCATTTTCCGGGCTTCATCCTTCGAGACGGCTGCTTCGCAGCCTCCTCAGGATGAGTCCTAAACCCTCATGGTGTGGAGCGCGTCTTCGCGCGTTTCCGAACCACAAGGACGCTGCGTGGGCAGCTACCGGATTTCAAGCCGTAATATTGAGGTTGCCGCCGATTCCGGCGCCGAGATTGGCGGTGGAAGGCGAGGCCTGCCCGCCCAACAGGGTCAGGACCGCGGACTTTTCAGCATCGGAATTCGATTTCATGATCGTGGCCGCGACCTGCATCTGGGTATTCCCCGCCTGAGCAGAAAGAAGACCCGAAACCATGCTCATCATGTCCATACGCGGTGCCCCCAAACGCGGGCGAGGCTAGCGGGCGAAGGTTAACGCTTGGTGGCCGGAGGATTCCCTCAACCGGCTTCATTGCTCTCGTAACGGAGCAAATCGGCCGGCTGACATTTCAGATATTCACATATCTTCTCCAGCGTATCGAACCGGACGCCCTTCACTTTTCCCTGCTTGAGCAGCGAGAGATTGGCCTCGGTGATCCCAATATGCTCCGCGAGATCCTTGGATTTCACGTTGCGCTCGGCCAGCATCACGTTCAGCCGGACCCGGATCGGCATGTGGCACCTCAGACGAACTGGGCATTTTCGGCGGCGATGGCATGCGCCTCCGCCATGACCCACGCGATCACCGCGACCAGGCCCGCGAACAGCAACGCCAGCAGCGAGTCGGACCCGAGATTGATCACGAGGGCCTTTCCGGTCGCGTAGGTCTGCCAGCTCAGCAGGATCGACAACGCGGCGCCGGCAAAGGGCTTCAGCAAGGTCGAAGCAAACACCGCGATCGCAAGGTCGCGCAGCCGATCGACGTTTTCAGCGGTAAAGAAGCGGCTGTTGGCGAACTCTTCAAAACACCGGCGTGCCCGCAGCAGACCCCAGATCAGGCAAGCGAGCGACAACGCCGATATCGCCATGCTCGCCAACCGCACGGGCCAGCCGATCGGACGGATCGCGATGCCGGGCAACCGCGCGTCGAGCAGGATGGTTTCATCGACGCTGACGATCCAATAGGCGGCCAGTCCGGCCGTCAGAACAATCGAAAGCCCCACACATGCGTATGCGAGCACGCGGCTAACGCTCCGAATCCGCCTGACGCGATCGAGCCGCGACACCGGATGGGAAAGATCGGACGAGCTGGATGAGATCATCGAGTCAGACTCCGCAAAGCGATTGACGTATTATCGTTTTACGATAATAAATATCTGTATATCAACATTCTCCCAAACGGAGCCGTCCAATGCCGCATCGTCGTTTACAACGCCCCGGCTCGGTCTTCGCGGGCATCCTCGTTGTGCCGATGATCGGAACAACGATGGTTGGCGCCGAACCCTCTACGTCCCGCGGGCAAATCTCGGTCGCGCAGGTTAGGGCAATGCTGGATCAGGCCGCGACCAACCCGACGGCACGCCAAACCTTGACCGCCTATCTCGCGGGGGCCGGAGAGACCGCGGGATGGCTACTCGATGTCGCCGCCGACCAGGGTTTTTCGCAGCACGGCTGCGCGCGTCGCCTCAGCCTCGATGACAAGGCGGCCCGTCAGGCGCTCGAAGCGAACCCGCCAAAGGCCAGCCCGGCCGAAACCGCCGCCACGCCGCTGATCGTTCGCGACATGTTGAAGCGCGCCGGATGCCGCCTCAGCGAAAAATGAGGGACGGCACGAGCGCGCGCGGGATCACCGCGTCGGGACCGGCTTGTCGCCGCGGTAGTCGTAGAAACCGCGCTGGGTCTTGCGACCGAGCCAGCCGGCCTCGACATATTTCACCAGCAGCGGGCACGGCCGGTATTTGGAATCCGCCAGCCCTTCGTGCAGCACCTGCATGATCGACAGACAGGTATCGAGCCCAATGAAATCGGCCAGCTCCAGCGGCCCCATCGGATGGTGGGCGCCGAGCTTCATCGCCGCGTCGATCGCCTCGACGTTGCCGACGCCCTCGTAGAGCGTGTAGATCGCCTCGTTGATCATCGGCAGCAAAATGCGGTTGACGATGAAGGCCGGGAAATCCTCCGATACCGCGACCTGCTTTCCGAGCCGGGTGACGAATTCCTTCGCCGTATCGAACGTCGCATCATCGGTGGCGATGCCGCGGATCAGTTCGACCAGCTCCATCAGCGGCACCGGATTCATGAAGTGAATGCCGATGAAGCGCTCGGGACGGTCGGTCGAGGCCGCAAGCCGCGTGATCGAGATCGACGAGGTGTTGGAGGCGACGATCGCTTCCGGCTTCAGCACCGCGCAGAGTTCGTGGAAGATCTTGCGCTTGACCTCTTCCTTTTCGACCGCGGTCTCGATCACGAGGTCGCAGTCCGATAAGCCGTCGAGCGTCTCGGCGGATGCGATACGGTCGAGCGCTTTCTTGCGCGCATCCTCGGTAATGATGCCCTTGGCAACCTGACGCGACAGGTTGCCGTTGATGGTCGCCATCGCCGATTTCAGCCGGTCGGCCGAGACGTCGTTCAGCACCACGTCGAGCCCGGCGAGCGCCGCCACATGCGCAATGCCGTTGCCCATCTGGCCCGAGCCGATCACGCCGACCTTCTTGATTGTCACCGCCATCTTGCCATCCACCGGAACGGCGCGCACATCGCGCCTGTT
The Bradyrhizobium sp. KBS0727 genome window above contains:
- a CDS encoding redoxin family protein, with the translated sequence MPTPRPAVTRRIPLAIGAVAVGALIGFAAVYGLGAFKRGPAGDTACNGAVALAKKIAPLAQGEVAALTMATTPLRLPDLAFEDADGKPKKLSDWRGKTVLVNLWATWCVPCRKEMPALDSLQTKLGGKDFEVVAINIDTRDAEKPKNFLKDGNLTRLAYFSDQKAKVFQDLKNIGKALGMPTSVLVDGQGCEIANIAGPAEWASDDAIKLIKAAVQPVAAGF
- a CDS encoding helix-turn-helix transcriptional regulator; translation: MPIRVRLNVMLAERNVKSKDLAEHIGITEANLSLLKQGKVKGVRFDTLEKICEYLKCQPADLLRYESNEAG
- a CDS encoding DUF2975 domain-containing protein, translating into MISSSSSDLSHPVSRLDRVRRIRSVSRVLAYACVGLSIVLTAGLAAYWIVSVDETILLDARLPGIAIRPIGWPVRLASMAISALSLACLIWGLLRARRCFEEFANSRFFTAENVDRLRDLAIAVFASTLLKPFAGAALSILLSWQTYATGKALVINLGSDSLLALLFAGLVAVIAWVMAEAHAIAAENAQFV
- a CDS encoding chlorophyllide reductase — its product is MPHRRLQRPGSVFAGILVVPMIGTTMVGAEPSTSRGQISVAQVRAMLDQAATNPTARQTLTAYLAGAGETAGWLLDVAADQGFSQHGCARRLSLDDKAARQALEANPPKASPAETAATPLIVRDMLKRAGCRLSEK
- a CDS encoding 3-hydroxybutyryl-CoA dehydrogenase — encoded protein: MAVTIKKVGVIGSGQMGNGIAHVAALAGLDVVLNDVSADRLKSAMATINGNLSRQVAKGIITEDARKKALDRIASAETLDGLSDCDLVIETAVEKEEVKRKIFHELCAVLKPEAIVASNTSSISITRLAASTDRPERFIGIHFMNPVPLMELVELIRGIATDDATFDTAKEFVTRLGKQVAVSEDFPAFIVNRILLPMINEAIYTLYEGVGNVEAIDAAMKLGAHHPMGPLELADFIGLDTCLSIMQVLHEGLADSKYRPCPLLVKYVEAGWLGRKTQRGFYDYRGDKPVPTR